The following coding sequences lie in one Patescibacteria group bacterium genomic window:
- a CDS encoding AAA family ATPase — MARVIAFANQKGGVGKTTTTVNVASFLALSGKKVLLIDADPQANATSNLGINAKQLERGIYDVIIGKMPLSNVLFQTAVKDLHIAPATISLAGATVELVPLERREYQLQQAIKSVLYYYDYVVIDCPPSLDMLTVNALVAASEVIVPVQCEYFALEGLGQLLQTIELVKQHLQPDLFVSGAVVTMYDKRNSLSKEVMAELQKYFPDRLFSSIIPRNVTLAEAPSFGQPIAVYDPHSKGGKAYAALTKEIMLYS, encoded by the coding sequence ATGGCACGGGTAATTGCTTTTGCGAATCAAAAAGGCGGGGTGGGTAAAACCACTACCACCGTCAATGTGGCGAGTTTTTTAGCCTTGTCCGGTAAAAAAGTGTTATTGATTGATGCTGATCCTCAGGCTAATGCCACGAGCAATTTGGGTATTAATGCTAAACAATTGGAACGGGGGATTTATGATGTCATAATTGGTAAAATGCCGTTATCTAATGTGTTGTTTCAAACCGCCGTGAAAGATCTGCACATTGCTCCGGCCACTATTTCATTAGCTGGTGCGACCGTTGAATTAGTGCCACTCGAACGGCGCGAATATCAACTGCAACAGGCTATAAAATCTGTGTTATATTATTACGATTACGTGGTAATTGATTGTCCGCCGTCATTGGATATGTTAACCGTCAATGCTTTAGTGGCAGCGAGTGAAGTGATTGTGCCGGTGCAGTGTGAATATTTTGCCCTGGAAGGTTTAGGTCAGCTTCTGCAGACGATCGAATTAGTTAAACAACATTTACAACCAGACTTATTTGTGAGTGGGGCAGTAGTGACGATGTATGATAAACGGAATTCATTATCCAAAGAGGTCATGGCCGAACTACAAAAATATTTCCCCGATCGCTTGTTTTCCAGTATTATTCCACGCAATGTGACATTAGCTGAAGCACCATCCTTTGGGCAACCCATTGCGGTATACGATCCACATTCTAAAGGTGGTAAGGCGTATGCCGCC
- a CDS encoding response regulator, giving the protein MKQSKSILIVEDEVFLSKILAERMRDEGFDNIEVAGNGEEALAKMVTQRPDIILLDMILPRLNGFEVLQQMKVNPKLKQVPVLVLSNLGQDDDIAKAKALGVADYIVKSNFSLQKVVQKVNTILAAKQPPAGFQLFELIIVIATVAILAAIAVILINPWQRINQAQDRQRWADVDKLMDAVIDYIATHDGKYPADLASATTVPIDPDGTAPYTYTKLDNGLVMITAEGAETEVISEVR; this is encoded by the coding sequence ATGAAACAAAGTAAGTCTATTCTAATTGTTGAGGATGAAGTCTTCTTATCTAAGATTCTAGCGGAACGGATGCGTGATGAAGGGTTTGATAATATTGAGGTCGCCGGTAATGGTGAAGAAGCGTTGGCTAAGATGGTAACACAGCGCCCGGATATTATATTATTGGATATGATTTTACCGCGCCTGAATGGGTTTGAAGTATTACAACAAATGAAAGTTAATCCGAAACTAAAACAAGTGCCAGTCTTAGTCTTATCCAATTTAGGTCAAGATGATGACATTGCTAAGGCCAAAGCTTTAGGGGTGGCTGATTATATTGTGAAAAGTAATTTTTCTTTGCAAAAAGTGGTGCAAAAAGTTAATACTATTTTAGCCGCCAAACAACCACCGGCTGGTTTTCAACTCTTTGAGTTAATCATCGTTATTGCTACGGTAGCTATTTTAGCAGCTATTGCGGTGATCTTGATTAATCCCTGGCAACGTATTAATCAGGCACAAGATCGACAACGGTGGGCCGATGTTGATAAGTTAATGGATGCTGTTATTGATTATATTGCCACCCATGACGGTAAATATCCGGCAGATTTGGCCAGTGCCACCACTGTACCGATTGATCCAGATGGGACAGCGCCGTATACCTACACAAAATTAGATAATGGTTTAGTAATGATTACCGCTGAGGGTGCTGAAACTGAAGTCATCTCTGAAGTGCGTTAG
- a CDS encoding HAMP domain-containing sensor histidine kinase, producing the protein MIEQTQFISIVSHQLRTPASTMKWYLETLLENRHGNPINDWQRDKLHQVYQSNERMISLINDLLNVSRLEAGKLMIKPTAVVLATVVNPVLEELLHFAHANNVEITAQLPSDLPAVSADGDKLREVCLNLVSNAIKYSQRGHRPVIISARVVANMVECAVKDEGIGMSDEAQTHLFEKFFRADNAIELQTEGSGLGMYIAREIIRLHGGDIRVVSTLNQGTTVYFTLPIYETK; encoded by the coding sequence ATGATTGAGCAAACTCAGTTCATTTCTATAGTTTCCCACCAGTTGCGGACACCGGCTTCAACTATGAAATGGTATTTAGAAACGTTGCTGGAAAATCGCCATGGTAATCCCATTAATGATTGGCAGCGTGATAAATTGCATCAAGTGTATCAAAGTAATGAGCGCATGATTTCGTTGATTAATGATTTATTAAATGTCTCACGTTTGGAAGCTGGTAAATTAATGATCAAGCCAACGGCCGTAGTCTTAGCGACGGTAGTTAACCCCGTGTTGGAAGAGTTGCTGCATTTTGCTCACGCCAATAATGTCGAAATCACTGCTCAACTACCAAGCGATCTACCAGCGGTTAGTGCCGATGGCGATAAACTACGCGAAGTCTGTCTTAATTTGGTTAGTAATGCCATTAAGTACAGTCAACGTGGTCATCGCCCAGTAATCATTAGTGCGCGGGTTGTAGCTAATATGGTTGAGTGTGCCGTAAAAGATGAAGGCATTGGTATGTCAGATGAGGCGCAGACTCATTTATTTGAAAAGTTTTTCCGAGCCGATAACGCCATTGAATTACAAACCGAAGGGTCGGGTCTAGGCATGTACATTGCGCGTGAGATTATTCGTTTACACGGTGGTGATATCCGGGTTGTTTCTACTCTTAATCAGGGCACAACGGTTTATTTTACATTACCAATTTATGAAACAAAGTAA
- a CDS encoding Fe-Mn family superoxide dismutase, whose amino-acid sequence MIHQVKDFKHLIGHLPGMTDRQVETHLGLYAGYVKKLNEIQDKLKTVDPVESNYTYGAFSELKRRETVAFNGSYLHQAYFENMTAQTTEQLSQFRAAIEASWGTWEKFVADIKGSAASTPGWVVLTKNKIDGMLHTYIMYEHNVNFPIHNNVLLALDCWEHAFAIDYGTDKAKYVDNFLKVVDWQVVAERFVAVQ is encoded by the coding sequence ATGATCCATCAAGTAAAAGACTTCAAACATCTCATTGGGCACTTACCAGGCATGACTGACCGTCAGGTGGAAACTCACCTCGGTTTGTATGCTGGCTATGTCAAAAAATTAAATGAAATTCAAGACAAATTAAAAACGGTTGATCCAGTTGAAAGTAACTATACCTACGGAGCTTTTTCTGAATTAAAACGGCGCGAAACCGTGGCTTTTAACGGTTCGTACTTACATCAAGCTTATTTTGAAAATATGACCGCCCAGACCACTGAGCAGTTATCTCAATTTCGAGCTGCCATTGAAGCGAGTTGGGGGACTTGGGAAAAATTTGTGGCCGACATCAAAGGTTCGGCGGCTTCCACGCCAGGTTGGGTAGTGCTTACAAAAAATAAAATCGACGGGATGCTGCATACTTATATCATGTATGAACATAACGTGAATTTCCCGATCCACAATAATGTCTTGCTAGCTTTGGATTGTTGGGAACATGCCTTTGCCATTGATTATGGTACAGACAAAGCCAAATACGTTGATAATTTTCTAAAAGTAGTAGATTGGCAAGTAGTAGCCGAACGGTTTGTGGCGGTACAGTAA
- a CDS encoding DUF4430 domain-containing protein: MKHFLFTLLLSLIASPVFAADYIQTNIRIETATGTVYAGDVYLSDIGCSIRDTNGTRHVITGAKAVCALKQAASLGGFAYDIQDSSYGLYLTSLADQIAIGSDYWSFIVNYTPASVGLADYTVQNGDEIILSLGGYPNTALQLKTPNQEVLAGNKLTVRVKADGQPVVGAKVHFGDVIKTTDNFGKASYKPNTLGVLNVYADNTGSTRTYNTFIRVMKPYSTNQIFTVSDQQAAINSATQFLSNQVGDNGLVNDSQSLTEWTALALAKTGADTSKIQVAVLNYDPTTTMPFATTEIARHILAVQALGFNARNINGVDYVARLLAMKNNHQFGDEAYVNDDIFAGLALTAVGEDAGVAITAAQQAINTDGGLSYAVASTVSDVDTTAYYVQLLNAAGDDDYGQTVRYLRSQQNLDGGWGYTEHSASNSSSTAVVIQALNVDMNNVRRNHRTGYQFLQSVQAPTGVYKYDTFGSNSNNVLNSSYALLAMLK; the protein is encoded by the coding sequence ATGAAACATTTTCTTTTTACTTTATTACTTAGTTTAATTGCCTCACCTGTTTTTGCGGCCGATTATATTCAGACAAATATTCGGATCGAAACAGCTACTGGCACTGTGTATGCCGGTGATGTTTATTTAAGTGATATTGGCTGCTCGATACGTGATACTAATGGTACACGTCATGTCATCACTGGGGCTAAGGCGGTGTGTGCTTTAAAACAGGCCGCTAGCTTAGGTGGTTTTGCTTATGACATACAAGACTCTAGTTATGGTTTATATCTCACTAGCCTGGCCGATCAAATCGCCATTGGAAGTGATTATTGGTCATTTATTGTGAATTACACTCCAGCCAGTGTCGGTTTGGCTGATTATACTGTACAAAATGGTGATGAAATAATTTTGTCACTGGGTGGGTATCCAAATACTGCTTTGCAATTAAAAACACCCAACCAAGAAGTGTTGGCTGGAAATAAATTAACCGTCCGAGTAAAAGCTGACGGCCAGCCGGTGGTTGGTGCTAAAGTACATTTTGGTGATGTTATAAAAACCACTGATAACTTTGGCAAAGCCAGTTATAAACCAAATACACTTGGTGTCCTTAATGTTTATGCAGACAATACTGGATCAACCAGAACTTATAATACATTTATTCGGGTAATGAAACCATACAGTACTAATCAGATATTTACAGTTAGTGATCAACAAGCGGCCATAAATTCGGCAACACAATTTTTATCTAACCAGGTTGGGGATAATGGTTTAGTAAATGATAGTCAAAGTTTAACCGAGTGGACAGCTCTGGCTTTAGCCAAGACCGGTGCCGATACAAGTAAAATACAAGTGGCGGTGTTGAATTATGATCCGACCACCACCATGCCTTTTGCTACCACGGAAATAGCTCGCCACATTTTAGCTGTTCAGGCGTTGGGTTTTAATGCGAGAAATATCAATGGGGTGGATTATGTGGCACGTTTATTAGCCATGAAAAATAATCACCAGTTTGGTGATGAAGCTTATGTGAATGATGATATCTTTGCTGGTTTGGCTCTAACCGCTGTGGGGGAAGATGCTGGTGTCGCCATCACGGCCGCACAGCAAGCGATAAATACTGATGGTGGATTATCTTATGCTGTTGCTAGCACCGTTAGTGATGTTGATACTACTGCCTATTATGTGCAGTTGTTAAATGCCGCTGGAGATGATGATTATGGCCAAACCGTACGGTATTTACGCTCCCAACAAAATCTGGACGGCGGTTGGGGGTATACTGAACATAGTGCGTCAAACTCTTCCAGTACAGCGGTGGTAATTCAAGCCTTAAACGTAGATATGAATAATGTCCGGCGCAATCATCGCACTGGCTATCAGTTTTTACAGTCAGTCCAAGCTCCCACAGGTGTGTATAAATATGATACCTTTGGTTCTAACAGTAATAACGTTCTCAACTCTAGCTATGCGCTCTTGGCTATGCTAAAATAG